In Calonectris borealis chromosome 22, bCalBor7.hap1.2, whole genome shotgun sequence, one genomic interval encodes:
- the LOC142092075 gene encoding feather keratin Cos2-3-like has protein sequence MKGRYKSQSRSLLSHPLLLPPSAWKPGEMSCYDQCLPCLPCGPTPLANSCNEPCVRQCQNSTVVIQPSPVVVTLPGPILSSFPQNTIVGSSTSAAVGSILSCDGVPITSGCCDLSGISSRYYGRRCLPC, from the exons ATGAAGGGCAGGTATAAAAGCCAGTCCAGGTCCCTgctctctcatccccttctcttgcctccttctgcTTGGAAACCAGGTGA AATGTCCTGCTACGACCAGTGCCTGCCGTGCCTTCCCTGtggcccgaccccgctggccaacagctgcaatgagccctgtgtcaggcagtgccagaactccactgtcgtcatccagccctcccccgtggtggtgaccctgcccggccccatcctcagctccttcccgcagaacaccattgtgggatcctccacctctgctgctgttggcagcatcctcagctgtgatggagtgcccatcacctctgggtgctgtgacctctctggcatttccagccgctactatggcagaaggtgcctcccctgctaa
- the LOC142091612 gene encoding feather keratin Cos1-1/Cos1-3/Cos2-1-like codes for MSCYDQCLPCRPCGPTPLANSCNEPCVRQCQNSTVVIQPSPVVVTLPGPILSSFPQNTLVGSSTSAAVGSILSCDGVPITSGCCDLSGISSRYYGRRCLPC; via the coding sequence ATGTCCTGCTACGACCAGTGCCTGCCATGCCGGCCCTGtggcccgaccccgctggccaacagctgcaatgagccctgtgtcaggcagtgccagaactccaccgtcgtgatccagccctcccccgtggtggtgaccctgcctggccccatcctcagctccttcccacaGAACACccttgtgggatcctccacctctgctgctgttggcagcatcctcagctgtgacggagtgcccatcacctctgggtgctgtgacctctctggcatttccagccgctactatggcagaaggtgcctcccctgctaa